The following are encoded together in the Iodobacter fluviatilis genome:
- the pqiB gene encoding intermembrane transport protein PqiB, translating to MENENELPHAKIGWLRRVSLVWLVPLAALLVGAWMIFDTWRQQGPEVVLYLPNAEGIEVGKTTVKVLSVNVGKVSGVQLDVAEHRVRITAKLDVNARSLLNKDSQFWVVKPRVDRSGISGLSTLLSGSFIQLNPGKSSSMSNEFNMLSEPPITSLEVPGLRLSLSGRGVKVLRVGDPVLYQNFEVGRVEKADFDPSLREMNYRLFIQRPYDRLVTMNARFWVASGIQLALNSDGIKLNTGSMESMLSGGIAFGVPESMPLGEQVSDQTSFTLFADEASSLERQFERRLPYIAIFKESVRGLKPGAPVELRGLRIGTVGAVPYATPKLENKTRKNHGIPVLIYLELGRLAAGAEKESDDYWRKVIATQVRTGMVLKLRNGNLLTGALYVDVDFSGKSLQKPLESYANIAVLPTSDGGLAQIENKVIALLDKLNGLKIEGVLAQGNKTLDETGRLASDVRGLVKTLDDFAQQPQVQHLPAELQQTLSQLQVTLNTLGSTLDNYSGQSPAYGELNRALGNLNQILQEVRPVIRTLNEKPNALLFDRTQEDLQPKGAKSP from the coding sequence ATGGAAAATGAAAACGAGTTACCCCATGCAAAAATAGGCTGGCTACGACGTGTTTCCTTAGTTTGGCTAGTGCCTTTGGCCGCCTTACTTGTTGGGGCTTGGATGATTTTTGATACTTGGCGGCAGCAAGGCCCCGAGGTGGTCTTGTATTTACCCAACGCCGAGGGCATTGAAGTGGGCAAAACCACTGTAAAAGTGCTTTCTGTCAATGTGGGGAAGGTGAGCGGGGTACAGCTAGATGTGGCGGAGCATCGAGTGCGTATCACGGCCAAGCTTGATGTGAATGCGCGTAGCTTGCTCAATAAAGACAGCCAGTTTTGGGTAGTAAAACCACGGGTTGATCGCAGTGGAATTAGCGGTTTATCTACATTACTCTCAGGGTCTTTTATCCAGCTCAATCCCGGAAAATCTAGCAGTATGAGCAATGAGTTTAATATGTTGAGCGAGCCGCCCATCACCTCACTCGAGGTGCCGGGTCTGCGCTTATCGCTATCTGGGCGCGGCGTTAAGGTCTTAAGAGTGGGCGACCCCGTGCTGTATCAAAACTTTGAAGTGGGCCGAGTAGAAAAAGCGGACTTTGATCCATCGCTTAGAGAAATGAATTACCGCTTGTTTATTCAGCGCCCTTATGATCGTTTAGTGACGATGAATGCTCGATTTTGGGTGGCCAGCGGCATACAGCTCGCGCTTAATTCGGATGGAATCAAGCTCAATACCGGCTCAATGGAATCCATGCTTTCAGGCGGCATTGCTTTTGGCGTACCAGAAAGTATGCCCTTGGGCGAGCAGGTAAGTGATCAAACCAGTTTTACGCTATTTGCGGACGAGGCTAGCTCGCTAGAGCGTCAATTTGAACGTCGTCTTCCTTACATCGCAATATTTAAAGAATCTGTACGTGGCTTAAAACCGGGAGCACCCGTTGAGCTGCGTGGACTAAGAATTGGCACCGTAGGTGCCGTGCCTTACGCTACCCCCAAGCTGGAAAACAAAACCCGTAAAAATCATGGCATCCCCGTGTTAATCTATTTGGAACTAGGACGCTTAGCCGCTGGTGCAGAAAAGGAGAGTGATGATTATTGGCGCAAAGTAATCGCTACCCAAGTTCGCACCGGCATGGTACTGAAGCTTAGAAATGGAAACTTACTGACGGGTGCTTTGTATGTAGATGTAGATTTTAGCGGTAAATCATTACAAAAGCCGTTAGAGTCTTATGCCAACATTGCGGTATTGCCAACAAGTGACGGCGGCTTAGCGCAAATCGAAAACAAAGTGATTGCGTTACTAGATAAGTTAAATGGGTTAAAAATTGAAGGTGTACTGGCTCAAGGCAATAAAACGCTAGATGAAACGGGCAGGCTCGCCAGCGATGTGCGCGGGCTGGTTAAAACCCTAGACGATTTTGCTCAGCAGCCGCAGGTCCAACATTTGCCCGCAGAATTACAACAAACATTAAGCCAGCTGCAAGTCACATTAAACACCCTTGGCAGCACTTTAGATAATTACTCTGGGCAATCCCCTGCTTACGGTGAATTAAACCGCGCATTGGGAAATCTAAACCAAATTTTGCAAGAGGTAAGGCCGGTTATTCGTACGCTCAATGAAAAACCGAATGCGCTCTTGTTCGATCGTACGCAAGAAGATCTCCAACCCAAAGGGGCTAAGTCGCCATGA
- a CDS encoding MgtC/SapB family protein, with product MLFIQSFDLIWLLNSLVSLTTAFILGSIIGYERQYRQRTAGLRTNALVSLAAAIFVGLAYRVHGPDGAARVISYVVSGVGFLGAGTIMKEGLNVRGLNTAATLWGSAAVGACSGAGLIAEALLAAIFVLAANTLLRPVVNAINRSPINDQTGEVSYQICMIVDGDRQKHALNVLESMLTQIEYPLGDLNVEPFGDDDVEITATLLSSKVDSGKLDALIMQIQKRPYVKQAFWNLSAAE from the coding sequence ATGCTCTTTATACAAAGCTTTGATTTAATATGGCTACTTAATTCCTTGGTTAGTTTAACCACCGCATTTATTTTGGGTTCTATCATTGGCTATGAGCGCCAATATCGGCAACGCACTGCCGGGCTTAGAACCAATGCGCTGGTTTCTTTAGCGGCCGCTATTTTTGTGGGGCTCGCTTACCGTGTTCACGGGCCAGATGGCGCGGCACGCGTAATCTCTTATGTGGTGTCTGGTGTAGGTTTTTTAGGTGCGGGTACCATTATGAAAGAGGGCCTGAATGTACGCGGGCTAAATACTGCCGCCACGCTTTGGGGCTCTGCAGCAGTGGGGGCTTGTTCTGGAGCAGGTTTAATTGCAGAGGCCTTGCTTGCCGCTATTTTTGTATTGGCTGCAAATACTTTATTGCGCCCTGTGGTGAATGCAATTAACCGCTCGCCCATTAATGATCAGACCGGCGAAGTAAGCTATCAGATTTGCATGATTGTGGATGGTGACCGGCAAAAACATGCGCTTAATGTCTTGGAATCAATGCTAACGCAAATTGAATACCCCTTGGGTGATTTAAATGTGGAACCGTTTGGGGATGATGATGTGGAAATCACTGCAACACTACTTTCTAGCAAGGTTGATTCTGGTAAGTTGGATGCATTAATTATGCAAATCCAAAAACGCCCTTATGTAAAACAGGCGTTCTGGAATTTATCTGCTGCGGAATAA
- a CDS encoding PqiC family protein, with the protein MKKYWGLLSVTGFLSACVSAPITQYYRLADVAPKAVAVSSVEPAILLDIKVADFLSAGGIAYLQGDVGLRLAQQNLWAEQLPEGVKRVLLSRMQQQVPNKLWLGSVPDGRISTLSVSLTQFNGRDDGQAILAGHWFLRNAQQTLVMQAPFHIELAQQGEGYAALVVALGNGLDLLGQEISHKIALCTEKSGC; encoded by the coding sequence ATGAAAAAATACTGGGGTTTATTGTCGGTAACAGGTTTTTTGAGTGCATGCGTTAGCGCGCCGATTACGCAGTATTATCGTTTAGCTGATGTAGCACCTAAAGCTGTGGCTGTATCGTCCGTAGAGCCGGCCATCTTGCTAGATATTAAAGTGGCCGATTTTTTGTCTGCAGGTGGAATAGCCTACTTGCAAGGGGATGTTGGGCTGCGTTTAGCTCAACAAAACCTATGGGCAGAGCAGCTCCCAGAGGGCGTAAAGCGGGTGCTGCTCTCCAGAATGCAGCAGCAAGTACCCAATAAACTATGGCTAGGCTCTGTACCTGATGGGCGCATCAGCACGCTAAGCGTATCGCTCACCCAATTTAACGGTCGCGATGACGGCCAAGCTATCTTGGCAGGGCATTGGTTCTTAAGAAACGCGCAGCAAACCCTTGTAATGCAAGCTCCTTTTCATATCGAACTAGCCCAGCAAGGTGAAGGTTATGCCGCTTTGGTTGTAGCTTTGGGCAATGGCTTGGATCTTTTGGGGCAAGAAATTAGCCATAAAATAGCCCTGTGCACAGAAAAAAGCGGCTGCTAG
- the adhE gene encoding bifunctional acetaldehyde-CoA/alcohol dehydrogenase — protein MTVSNIQELDALMVRVKKAQQLFATYSQEQVDKIFRAAALAAADARLPLAKLAVAETGMGVLEDKVIKNHFASEYIYNAYKDEKTCGILTQDDAYGIITIAEPIGIICGIVPTTNPTSTAIFKALIALKTRNGIVFSPHPRAKGSTCEAARIVLDAAVAAGAPRDIIGWIDQPTVELSNQLMKHKDINLILATGGPGMVRAAYSSGKPAIGVGAGNTPVVIDETADIKRAVASILMSKTFDNGVVCASEQSVIVVDSIYEAMKARFAQSGGHILSKKEAEAVRKVILIDGNLNAGVVGQAAVKIAEMAGIKVPSYTKILIAEVTSTGEEEAFAHEKLSPTLAMYRAKDFYEAVTKAEALVALGGIGHTSALYTDQDQQHERIAYFGDKMKTARILINSPASQGGIGDLYNFKLAPSLTLGCGSWGGNSISENVGPKHLINTKTVAKRAENMLWHKLPKNIYFRRGCLPFALADLSSKKRATIVTGPYLFANGYCDETIKVLKQMGMEVEVFHEVEADPTLEVVRKGVHSLNMFKPDVIIALGGGSPMDAAKIMWVMYEHPEVHFEDLALRFMDITKRIYKFPKMGIKAELVAIPTTSGTGSEVTPFAVVTDEKTGMKYPIADYELTPNMAIIDADLVMNMPKSLTAFGGIDAVTHALEAYVSVLANEYSDPQALQALKLLKENLPSSYLNGAKDPKARELVHNASTIAGIAFANAFLGVCHSMAHKLGAEFHLAHGLANALLISNVIRFNSADIPTKQTAFSQYDRPQARCRYADVAEHLGLGGKNDEQKVQNLIAWIEELKTTIQIPASIKEAGVPEALFLSKLDQLAEEAFDDQCTGANPRYPLISELKQLLLDSYYGNAYVENHLREEALAK, from the coding sequence ATGACCGTTTCTAACATTCAAGAACTTGATGCGCTGATGGTACGAGTTAAAAAAGCCCAACAGCTTTTTGCCACTTACTCACAAGAACAAGTCGATAAGATTTTCCGTGCAGCTGCACTGGCTGCTGCCGATGCGCGTTTGCCTCTGGCAAAGTTGGCGGTTGCAGAAACGGGCATGGGCGTACTTGAAGATAAAGTAATCAAAAATCACTTTGCCTCTGAATATATCTATAACGCGTACAAAGATGAAAAAACCTGTGGCATCCTGACGCAGGATGACGCCTACGGCATTATCACGATTGCTGAGCCTATCGGGATTATCTGCGGGATTGTGCCAACGACCAACCCTACTTCCACCGCGATTTTTAAAGCACTGATTGCACTTAAAACCCGTAACGGTATTGTTTTTAGTCCGCACCCTCGTGCAAAAGGCTCCACCTGTGAAGCGGCACGTATTGTATTGGATGCTGCCGTAGCGGCTGGCGCACCGCGCGATATCATTGGCTGGATTGATCAACCAACCGTTGAGCTTTCTAATCAACTGATGAAACACAAAGACATCAATCTGATTCTGGCAACCGGCGGCCCAGGCATGGTTCGTGCGGCCTACTCTTCAGGCAAGCCTGCCATTGGTGTGGGCGCTGGCAATACACCCGTTGTGATTGATGAAACTGCCGATATTAAACGTGCTGTAGCGTCTATTTTGATGTCTAAAACCTTTGATAACGGTGTGGTTTGCGCATCCGAGCAATCAGTTATTGTCGTTGACAGTATTTATGAAGCGATGAAAGCCCGTTTTGCTCAAAGCGGCGGCCATATTTTAAGCAAAAAAGAAGCCGAAGCAGTTCGTAAGGTTATCTTGATTGATGGCAATTTAAATGCAGGCGTTGTAGGCCAAGCGGCCGTCAAGATTGCCGAGATGGCTGGCATTAAAGTGCCTAGTTACACAAAGATTTTGATTGCGGAAGTCACCTCCACCGGCGAAGAAGAAGCTTTTGCTCACGAAAAACTCTCCCCAACACTGGCCATGTACCGCGCTAAAGATTTTTATGAAGCTGTCACTAAGGCTGAAGCTTTAGTTGCGCTGGGCGGGATTGGCCATACATCTGCGCTGTATACAGATCAAGATCAGCAGCATGAGCGGATTGCTTATTTTGGCGACAAAATGAAAACCGCCCGTATTCTAATCAACTCCCCTGCTTCGCAAGGCGGGATTGGTGACCTTTATAACTTTAAATTGGCTCCGTCCTTAACTCTGGGTTGTGGTTCATGGGGTGGTAACTCTATCTCAGAAAACGTGGGTCCAAAACACCTGATCAACACCAAAACTGTCGCTAAACGGGCCGAAAACATGTTATGGCACAAACTACCTAAAAACATTTACTTCCGTCGCGGTTGCTTGCCGTTTGCACTGGCTGATTTGTCTAGCAAAAAACGCGCGACTATCGTTACTGGCCCTTACTTGTTTGCCAATGGCTACTGCGATGAAACCATCAAAGTACTGAAACAAATGGGCATGGAAGTTGAAGTGTTCCACGAAGTAGAAGCCGATCCAACCTTAGAAGTGGTTCGTAAAGGGGTGCATTCCTTAAACATGTTCAAACCTGACGTGATTATTGCGTTAGGTGGCGGCTCGCCAATGGATGCCGCCAAGATTATGTGGGTGATGTACGAGCATCCAGAAGTCCATTTCGAAGACTTAGCACTGCGCTTTATGGATATCACCAAGCGTATTTATAAGTTCCCAAAAATGGGCATTAAAGCCGAATTGGTTGCGATTCCAACCACATCGGGCACAGGTTCAGAAGTAACCCCATTTGCGGTAGTGACTGATGAAAAAACCGGCATGAAATACCCAATTGCCGATTATGAGCTCACACCAAATATGGCGATTATTGATGCCGATTTAGTGATGAATATGCCAAAAAGCCTCACTGCTTTCGGTGGGATTGATGCGGTAACGCACGCTTTAGAAGCCTATGTATCCGTATTGGCGAATGAGTATTCTGACCCGCAAGCCTTGCAAGCATTGAAGTTGCTTAAAGAAAACCTACCATCGTCTTACTTAAATGGTGCAAAAGATCCTAAAGCGCGCGAATTAGTTCACAACGCTTCAACGATTGCTGGGATTGCCTTTGCCAATGCATTCCTTGGGGTGTGTCACTCCATGGCGCACAAACTAGGTGCTGAATTCCACTTGGCGCACGGCTTGGCCAATGCCCTGCTGATTTCTAATGTAATTCGCTTTAACTCAGCAGATATCCCAACCAAGCAAACTGCATTTAGCCAATACGATCGCCCACAAGCGCGTTGCCGTTATGCTGATGTTGCAGAGCATTTGGGCCTTGGCGGCAAAAATGACGAGCAAAAAGTGCAGAACCTGATCGCTTGGATAGAAGAGCTTAAAACAACGATCCAGATCCCTGCCTCTATCAAAGAAGCAGGTGTACCTGAAGCGCTGTTCCTCTCCAAACTAGATCAATTAGCAGAAGAAGCATTTGATGACCAGTGTACCGGTGCCAACCCACGTTACCCATTGATTTCAGAGCTAAAACAGCTACTGCTAGATAGTTATTATGGCAATGCATATGTGGAAAACCATTTGCGTGAAGAAGCGCTTGCTAAGTAA
- a CDS encoding transposase family protein yields MSDVFFITLCAIICGTDNWVAIEAYGKAKKEWFVGVLNLKHGIPSHDTMGKVFAAIDHEFFSEFGAKFGSGGENIQDWSQNQTTISWLE; encoded by the coding sequence TTGAGCGATGTTTTCTTTATTACGCTATGTGCCATCATCTGCGGTACAGATAACTGGGTGGCCATTGAAGCTTATGGTAAAGCCAAAAAAGAATGGTTTGTTGGCGTGCTGAACTTGAAACACGGCATTCCTTCACACGATACTATGGGCAAGGTCTTTGCCGCGATTGATCATGAATTTTTCAGTGAATTCGGCGCTAAATTTGGTTCGGGCGGAGAAAACATCCAAGATTGGAGTCAAAACCAAACAACTATAAGCTGGCTGGAATGA
- a CDS encoding ATP-binding cassette domain-containing protein has protein sequence MIRLKSLTLRRGTKVLLNSADLTLQPGSKTGVVGANGAGKSSFFALMRGELHPDAGDIEMPPRITISHVAQETPALECSALDYVLDGDRELRRLEHELEHVSHDDGIRHGELLGEFDAIDGYTAASRGSKLLAGLGFSTEELSHPVSSFSGGWRMRLNLAQALMCRSDLLLLDEPTNHLDLETVVWLEQWLKTYQGMLLVISHDRDFLDNTIKQILHVEGGALTLYTGTYEDFENQRAERLSLQQLAFDKQQRTINHLESFITRFKAKASKARQAQSRVKALEKMERISAAHVDSPFTFSFREPENSPNPLVKLENGQAGYDINRPILKNLTLSLENEARLGLLGVNGAGKSTFIKALAGENPLLLGEREEGKGLKIGYFAQHQLEHLRLDESPLWHMQKIDPHTREQEHRNFLGGFDFNGSMATGKIEPFSGGEKARLALALLIWQKPNLLLLDEPTNHLDIEMRQALTMALQDFEGAIIVVSHDRHLLRATVDDFWLIEDGTVRPFDGDLDEYTKYSQQKRSEENSALRNSSSAVDRKAQKKLEADARQRNAGLRKPVEKKLAKVEKDMAGFTAELAKITTLLAEEHIYLPEKKNDLDAARNKEAELKKKLEPLEAQWLEISDELEALR, from the coding sequence ATGATACGACTTAAATCCCTCACTCTAAGACGCGGCACTAAGGTGCTGCTTAATTCTGCCGATTTAACTCTACAACCGGGTAGCAAAACCGGTGTGGTAGGGGCTAATGGCGCAGGTAAATCTAGCTTCTTTGCGCTGATGCGCGGCGAATTACACCCAGATGCTGGCGATATTGAAATGCCGCCACGCATCACGATCAGCCATGTGGCGCAGGAAACACCTGCGCTGGAATGCTCGGCGCTCGATTATGTGCTTGATGGCGATAGAGAATTGCGCCGTTTGGAGCATGAGTTAGAGCATGTCTCACACGACGATGGCATTCGCCACGGTGAATTACTTGGCGAATTTGATGCCATTGATGGTTATACCGCAGCATCACGCGGATCAAAATTACTGGCAGGTTTAGGTTTTTCTACTGAAGAACTCAGCCATCCGGTATCGAGCTTTTCTGGTGGATGGCGCATGCGGCTAAATCTGGCGCAGGCGCTGATGTGCCGTTCAGATTTGTTGCTACTGGATGAGCCAACCAATCACTTGGATTTGGAAACCGTGGTTTGGCTTGAGCAATGGCTCAAGACTTACCAAGGCATGCTGTTGGTGATTTCGCACGATCGCGATTTTCTTGACAATACTATCAAGCAAATCTTGCACGTAGAGGGTGGAGCGCTGACGCTTTACACCGGTACTTACGAAGATTTTGAAAACCAGCGTGCAGAGCGTTTGTCTCTGCAACAACTGGCGTTTGATAAGCAGCAACGTACTATTAACCATCTTGAATCATTTATTACCCGTTTTAAAGCCAAAGCCAGTAAGGCGCGTCAGGCACAGAGCCGCGTTAAAGCGCTGGAAAAAATGGAGCGCATTTCTGCCGCGCACGTTGATTCCCCGTTTACTTTTAGCTTCCGCGAGCCAGAAAACAGCCCTAACCCCTTGGTTAAATTAGAAAACGGTCAAGCCGGTTACGATATTAATCGTCCTATTCTAAAAAACCTGACGCTGAGCTTAGAAAACGAAGCGCGTTTAGGTTTGCTGGGTGTCAACGGCGCGGGTAAATCGACCTTTATTAAAGCATTGGCGGGCGAAAATCCACTCTTGCTAGGCGAGCGTGAAGAGGGTAAAGGCTTAAAGATTGGTTACTTTGCCCAGCACCAGCTTGAGCATTTACGTCTAGATGAATCACCACTCTGGCACATGCAAAAGATTGATCCGCATACGCGTGAGCAAGAGCACCGTAATTTCTTGGGTGGTTTTGACTTTAACGGCAGCATGGCCACCGGCAAGATCGAACCTTTCTCTGGTGGCGAAAAAGCGCGTCTAGCCTTGGCATTGCTGATTTGGCAAAAGCCTAATTTACTGCTATTGGATGAGCCAACCAATCACTTAGATATCGAAATGCGTCAAGCGTTGACTATGGCGCTGCAAGATTTCGAAGGTGCCATTATTGTGGTTTCCCACGACAGGCATTTGCTACGCGCTACGGTGGATGATTTTTGGCTAATTGAAGACGGCACAGTACGCCCATTTGATGGCGATTTGGATGAGTACACCAAATACAGTCAGCAAAAGCGTAGCGAAGAAAACAGCGCCTTGCGTAATTCCAGTAGTGCTGTAGATCGTAAGGCACAAAAGAAACTTGAAGCCGATGCTCGTCAGCGTAATGCGGGCTTGCGTAAACCTGTAGAAAAGAAGTTGGCTAAAGTCGAAAAAGACATGGCGGGCTTTACCGCAGAGCTAGCTAAAATCACGACCTTGCTTGCAGAAGAGCACATCTATCTTCCAGAAAAGAAAAATGATTTAGACGCGGCGCGCAATAAAGAAGCAGAGCTTAAAAAGAAACTAGAGCCATTAGAAGCACAGTGGTTAGAGATTTCTGATGAGCTGGAAGCGCTACGTTAA
- a CDS encoding DUF3299 domain-containing protein has translation MIHRLISIFLSALICAPLYAADARPIKWSDLQPDSSALRSAVGNLNQEQKTRLMRAFQQRQQKAIVAAGKLKPADLSIDINTLLKEDFNDLEPLVTKIEAFEKKRTTETQTSLNNQVVQLDGYLLPLKQGNKKVTEFILVPVIGACIHVPAPPANQMVVVQYPKGFPASSLFAPVTVTGKLLVKSSKSDLALADGSSKVDVGYAMTANEVREYQASK, from the coding sequence GTGATTCATCGCCTAATTTCGATCTTTTTAAGCGCATTGATTTGCGCCCCACTATATGCTGCCGACGCTCGGCCGATTAAATGGAGTGATCTTCAGCCCGATTCCAGCGCTTTACGCTCCGCCGTGGGTAATTTAAATCAGGAACAAAAAACACGTTTAATGCGTGCATTCCAGCAGCGCCAGCAAAAAGCGATTGTAGCCGCGGGCAAGCTTAAACCTGCTGATTTAAGTATTGATATCAATACCTTGCTAAAAGAAGACTTTAACGATTTAGAGCCTTTAGTTACAAAAATTGAAGCTTTCGAGAAAAAACGCACCACCGAAACACAAACCAGTCTAAACAATCAAGTTGTGCAATTAGATGGTTATTTATTGCCATTAAAACAAGGCAATAAAAAAGTAACCGAATTTATCCTTGTGCCGGTTATTGGTGCGTGCATCCATGTCCCTGCGCCACCTGCTAATCAAATGGTGGTGGTGCAATACCCTAAGGGCTTCCCTGCCAGCAGTTTGTTTGCGCCGGTCACCGTAACTGGCAAGTTATTAGTTAAATCAAGTAAATCTGATTTGGCTCTAGCAGATGGCAGCAGCAAGGTTGATGTGGGCTATGCCATGACTGCGAATGAAGTTCGTGAATATCAAGCCAGTAAATAA
- a CDS encoding paraquat-inducible protein A yields the protein MRIKFHFKPALKSPVFLRFSSNASQRSAALPAHEVRCTQCDLLQVMGELLPGQQASCVRCGHHLIRIHRYPFDASLAYALAALILLALSCLFPLLQLKIAGSASEMTFLSSAKALVDADFGLVANVLLSCVLFTPGVFLCAIVYLALALKYSQRWPGLRSVLRLAVLLEPWMMADVFVIGILVSLIKLASLAQITLGLSFWAMLLFSIVLTKTVAVFDAHWFGFQLDHLEGFLAQKLRGKGAVSCAVCGFFNPLHSLKCGRCYARLHLRKPHSLSMTWALLLTAILLYVPANLYPMMITQSLGDKTPSTILEGVLLLWSMGSYPVALIIFIASVVVPLVKFISLGLLCISAQSKPNHSALHYTRLYRITELIGRWSMVDVFVVVILVALIHMGQLMSVFPGIAAVSFAGMVVFTMLAALSFDVRLIWDVHDAQDPIDGK from the coding sequence TTGCGAATAAAATTCCACTTTAAACCCGCACTGAAAAGCCCCGTTTTTTTGCGCTTTAGCAGCAATGCGTCGCAAAGATCAGCGGCCTTGCCTGCGCATGAAGTTCGTTGCACACAGTGTGATTTACTGCAAGTAATGGGTGAACTTCTGCCGGGCCAACAAGCGAGCTGCGTTCGTTGCGGCCATCATTTAATTCGAATCCATCGTTATCCTTTTGATGCATCCTTAGCCTATGCCTTGGCGGCATTGATACTGCTTGCCTTAAGCTGTTTATTTCCATTGCTGCAGCTAAAAATTGCCGGTAGCGCTAGCGAAATGACTTTTTTAAGTAGCGCCAAAGCTTTGGTTGATGCAGATTTTGGCCTTGTCGCGAATGTGCTTTTAAGCTGTGTGTTGTTTACCCCAGGCGTTTTTTTATGCGCCATTGTGTATTTAGCACTGGCATTAAAGTATAGCCAGCGCTGGCCGGGGTTGCGGAGCGTACTCAGACTTGCCGTTTTACTTGAGCCTTGGATGATGGCCGATGTTTTTGTAATAGGTATCTTGGTGAGCTTAATTAAGCTGGCTTCTTTGGCGCAAATCACACTGGGCTTATCTTTTTGGGCCATGTTGCTGTTCTCTATTGTCTTAACTAAAACAGTAGCCGTGTTTGATGCGCATTGGTTTGGCTTTCAGCTTGACCATCTAGAGGGCTTCCTAGCCCAAAAATTGCGAGGGAAGGGGGCTGTTTCCTGCGCTGTTTGTGGTTTTTTTAATCCGTTGCACAGCTTAAAGTGTGGGCGATGCTATGCGCGGCTGCATCTGCGTAAGCCGCATAGCTTATCCATGACGTGGGCTTTATTGCTGACGGCAATCTTGCTATATGTTCCAGCCAACCTTTACCCGATGATGATTACCCAGTCATTAGGGGATAAAACCCCTTCCACTATTTTGGAAGGGGTTTTGTTGCTATGGAGTATGGGCTCCTACCCTGTGGCATTGATTATTTTTATCGCCAGTGTAGTTGTGCCGCTAGTGAAGTTTATTTCACTTGGTTTACTTTGCATCTCCGCTCAAAGCAAACCCAATCATAGCGCTTTGCATTACACACGCCTGTATCGCATAACCGAGCTAATAGGGCGCTGGTCTATGGTCGATGTATTTGTGGTGGTTATTTTAGTGGCGCTGATTCATATGGGGCAATTGATGTCGGTTTTTCCTGGCATTGCTGCGGTTTCCTTTGCTGGGATGGTGGTATTTACCATGTTGGCAGCTTTAAGTTTTGATGTGCGTCTGATTTGGGATGTACATGATGCACAGGATCCAATCGATGGAAAATGA